The following are encoded together in the Aerococcus mictus genome:
- the glgD gene encoding glucose-1-phosphate adenylyltransferase subunit GlgD — protein sequence MVQNKVCAILNLTENDNDLYPLTKQRPIAMLPFACRYRLLDFALSSITYANMRSAALFIGRSGRSVYDHIRSGKPWDLDTYRGGIFTFSQMEHKQALYEAASRRGDFYDDHETFINRSHADYVYVAGSRVLANVVINDLIEALEDSDADIARLYTRVPRQMIEYHPNERLVSLDEAGYINELQVEGVTPIESDTVLYDMNMSIVPTKIMLEIIEKAESQDINQNLDDILIQFLPDYKTVGVEHHGYIANIDSINAYYQASMDMLEAEAYTELFQNKQSIYTKGHNGVPTFYAKGADVKHSQLATGCEIFGTVFHSQLFRKVVVEAEAEVSHSIILQGCKIGKGAKVSYAILDKNVTVEPGAVIEGKPDDLIVIGKHEVIKRSDF from the coding sequence ATGGTTCAAAATAAAGTTTGCGCAATATTAAACTTAACTGAAAATGATAACGATCTTTACCCATTGACTAAGCAACGCCCTATTGCCATGTTACCTTTTGCTTGCCGTTACCGCTTATTAGACTTTGCTCTATCTAGTATCACTTACGCTAATATGCGTTCGGCAGCCCTCTTTATCGGCCGGTCAGGTCGCTCTGTCTATGACCATATCCGTAGCGGCAAACCTTGGGACTTGGATACTTATCGGGGTGGCATATTTACTTTCTCACAAATGGAGCATAAACAAGCGCTTTATGAAGCAGCTAGTCGCCGTGGCGATTTTTATGATGACCATGAGACATTTATTAATCGCTCGCATGCGGATTATGTTTATGTTGCCGGATCGCGTGTCTTAGCTAATGTGGTTATTAATGATTTAATTGAAGCCCTAGAAGATTCTGACGCTGATATTGCCCGCCTATATACCCGTGTTCCTCGCCAAATGATAGAATATCATCCCAATGAGCGGTTGGTTAGCTTGGATGAAGCAGGCTATATTAATGAATTACAAGTTGAGGGGGTTACCCCAATTGAAAGTGATACCGTCCTATATGATATGAACATGTCCATCGTACCAACTAAAATCATGTTAGAAATTATCGAAAAGGCAGAAAGCCAAGACATCAATCAAAACCTTGATGATATTTTGATCCAATTCCTTCCAGATTATAAGACGGTGGGCGTTGAACATCATGGCTATATTGCTAATATCGATTCGATCAATGCTTACTACCAAGCAAGTATGGATATGTTAGAGGCAGAAGCTTATACCGAACTCTTTCAAAATAAACAGAGTATCTATACCAAGGGACACAATGGGGTTCCAACATTTTACGCTAAAGGAGCTGACGTTAAGCATTCCCAATTAGCTACGGGCTGTGAAATTTTTGGGACGGTATTCCATTCCCAACTATTTCGTAAGGTCGTGGTGGAGGCTGAAGCTGAAGTTAGTCACTCTATTATCCTGCAAGGCTGTAAAATTGGTAAAGGAGCTAAGGTTTCCTATGCCATTTTAGATAAGAATGTGACCGTTGAACCAGGAGCAGTTATTGAAGGAAAACCTGACGATTTAATTGTTATTGGTAAGCATGAAGTTATCAAGAGATCTGACTTCTAA
- the glgA gene encoding glycogen synthase GlgA: protein MKVLFVSAEAAPFFKSGGLGDVSYALPKELQRQGVDIRVVLPYYTLMPKKYKEDVTDLMHFTVDMGKKRAYVGIKYLQLEGLSYYFVDNLDYFDRDSLYGYGDDEERFAFFSLAVIEMMEKIDFIPNVIHVNDWQSAMIPALLVDRYHWVEAYKNIRKVLTIHNLRFQGWTDRENLKNYFNTTDSLFHDKGVRQNNRVNYLKGGINFSDIITTVSPSYAREIQTPEFGEALDGTLRANAFKIRGIINGIDYDLNNPQTDPALAKNYSMDTVRDGKAANKAFLQERVGLAVDPDRPLLAVVSRLTDQKGMQLLEAKAEELLHTTSAQFLILGTGDQRFEHSFRYFEDQYKGRFCAYIAFDTQLAQQIYAGSDLFLMPSAFEPCGLSQMISMRYGTLPLVHETGGLKDTVIPYNQFTGEGNGFSFKRFDAGDFSNMVHYALGVYYNQAEAWHYLIQQAMTRDFRWEKPAKDYLTIYQQLLNE from the coding sequence ATGAAGGTTTTATTTGTTTCTGCAGAAGCAGCTCCTTTTTTTAAATCAGGGGGGCTGGGCGATGTTTCCTATGCCCTACCTAAGGAATTACAGCGCCAGGGGGTAGATATTCGTGTCGTCCTCCCTTACTACACGCTCATGCCAAAAAAATATAAAGAAGATGTCACCGATTTAATGCACTTTACTGTCGACATGGGTAAGAAGAGAGCCTATGTTGGTATTAAATATTTACAATTAGAAGGGCTAAGCTATTATTTTGTCGATAATTTAGATTATTTTGATCGCGATTCCCTCTATGGTTATGGTGATGATGAAGAACGTTTTGCCTTTTTCTCCCTAGCAGTTATTGAAATGATGGAGAAAATTGATTTCATTCCTAACGTCATTCATGTCAATGACTGGCAAAGCGCCATGATTCCAGCCCTCTTAGTTGATCGCTATCATTGGGTAGAAGCCTATAAGAATATTCGCAAGGTATTAACCATTCATAACTTGCGCTTTCAAGGTTGGACGGACCGAGAAAATTTAAAAAATTATTTCAATACTACTGATAGCCTCTTCCATGATAAGGGTGTGCGACAAAATAACCGGGTCAATTATCTAAAGGGAGGGATCAACTTTAGTGATATTATCACTACTGTGAGCCCTAGCTATGCTCGGGAGATCCAAACGCCTGAATTTGGGGAAGCTTTAGATGGAACGCTTCGAGCTAATGCTTTTAAAATTCGCGGGATAATCAATGGCATTGATTATGATTTGAATAATCCGCAAACAGACCCTGCCTTAGCCAAAAACTATAGCATGGATACAGTGCGTGATGGGAAGGCAGCCAATAAGGCCTTCTTACAGGAACGGGTGGGCTTAGCAGTTGATCCTGACCGGCCCCTTCTTGCCGTGGTGAGCCGTTTAACTGATCAAAAGGGCATGCAATTACTAGAAGCTAAGGCTGAAGAACTGTTGCATACCACTTCAGCCCAATTCCTCATTTTAGGGACAGGTGACCAGCGCTTCGAGCATTCTTTCCGTTACTTTGAAGACCAATATAAGGGCCGCTTTTGTGCCTATATTGCTTTTGATACTCAATTAGCTCAGCAAATTTACGCCGGGAGCGACCTCTTCCTGATGCCGAGTGCCTTTGAACCTTGTGGGCTTTCGCAAATGATTTCAATGCGTTATGGCACTTTACCCCTGGTTCATGAAACAGGGGGCTTGAAGGATACGGTTATTCCTTATAATCAGTTTACCGGAGAAGGCAATGGCTTTAGTTTTAAACGTTTTGATGCGGGGGATTTTTCCAACATGGTCCACTATGCACTCGGCGTTTATTACAACCAAGCAGAAGCCTGGCATTATCTGATTCAACAGGCCATGACTCGTGATTTCCGCTGGGAAAAACCAGCTAAGGATTATTTAACGATTTATCAGCAACTCCTTAATGAATAA
- a CDS encoding glucose-1-phosphate adenylyltransferase: MKSEMLAMILAGGKGTRLGKLTQDIAKPAVPFGGKYRIIDFPLSNCANSGITTVGVMTQYEPLVLNDHIGNGAPWGLDVSDGGAAVLQPYSSSEGEKWFKGTANAIYQNVAFVDSHQPKYVLILSGDHIYKMNYEAMLQEHIKNEADCTVGVIPVPMEEASRFGIMNTDEAGRIVEFEEKPAEPKSNLASMGIYIFNWDLLRQYLVNDPEEMEDFGHDVIPAYLENQERLYAYSFHGYWKDVGTIDSLWEANMEFLEPNHPLNIREDTWPIFSKVAVAPPQFMSEESHVEDSMICDGTINRGSIINSVISQNVTIGKGSLIENSVIMSGAKIGQNAEIKYAILGENAEVMDNTRFVGEIHDIQVAGYEEIIGGSEHGSK; encoded by the coding sequence ATGAAAAGTGAAATGTTAGCTATGATTCTAGCTGGTGGTAAAGGGACTCGTTTAGGTAAACTCACTCAAGATATCGCTAAACCTGCTGTCCCTTTTGGGGGAAAATACCGTATCATTGATTTTCCCTTAAGTAATTGTGCGAATTCAGGTATTACGACAGTAGGAGTGATGACTCAGTATGAACCACTAGTTTTAAATGACCATATTGGGAATGGAGCGCCTTGGGGGCTGGATGTTAGTGATGGCGGGGCAGCCGTTTTACAACCTTACTCAAGTAGTGAAGGAGAAAAATGGTTTAAAGGAACAGCCAATGCGATTTATCAAAATGTTGCCTTCGTCGATTCACATCAACCTAAATATGTCCTTATCCTGTCTGGTGACCATATTTATAAAATGAATTATGAAGCCATGCTTCAAGAGCACATAAAGAACGAAGCTGATTGTACGGTAGGAGTCATCCCCGTTCCAATGGAAGAAGCTTCCCGTTTTGGCATTATGAATACGGATGAGGCCGGCCGTATTGTTGAATTTGAAGAGAAACCGGCTGAGCCTAAGAGTAATTTAGCTTCCATGGGGATTTATATTTTTAATTGGGACTTATTACGCCAATATTTGGTAAATGACCCTGAGGAAATGGAAGACTTTGGCCATGATGTTATTCCTGCTTATCTTGAAAACCAAGAAAGACTTTACGCCTATTCCTTCCATGGTTACTGGAAGGATGTTGGAACCATCGATAGTCTTTGGGAAGCTAATATGGAATTCTTAGAGCCTAACCATCCGCTGAATATTCGTGAAGATACCTGGCCCATCTTTTCGAAAGTTGCGGTTGCCCCTCCACAATTCATGTCAGAAGAAAGCCATGTCGAAGATTCAATGATTTGTGATGGAACGATTAATCGTGGAAGCATTATAAATTCAGTTATCTCGCAAAATGTCACAATTGGCAAGGGAAGTCTGATTGAAAATAGTGTGATTATGTCAGGAGCAAAAATTGGCCAGAATGCAGAAATTAAGTATGCGATTCTGGGTGAAAATGCTGAAGTGATGGATAATACACGCTTTGTTGGTGAAATACATGATATTCAGGTGGCTGGATATGAAGAAATAATAGGGGGTAGTGAGCATGGTTCAAAATAA